The following is a genomic window from Aquificota bacterium.
GTCCGAAGAGGAGTTTTCTCAAAGGCTTCAAGAGGTTTTGGCCCAAGAGGAACCCCTTGTGGAGGTGGAAGGTGCGGAGGAATCTGAAGTAAGGGATATACTCTACGAGGAGGAGACAAGCCCAGCGGTAAGCTTTGTAAACCAGACCCTTATAAAGGCCATAAACCTTGGAGCATCAGATATACATATAGAACCTTATGAAGGCCAATCCTTTGTAAGGCTCAGGCTTGACGGTATACTACACAACTATACCCAAATTCCTCTCTCCCTTCATGAGCAGGTGGTGTCTCGCATAAAGGTTTTGGCAAACTTAAACGTGGCAGAGAAGAGAATTCCACAGGATGGGAAGATAGCGGTAAAGGTAGGCAAAAGGCACTTGGATATAAGGGTTTCGGTGGTACCCACCGTCTTTGGTGAGAGGGTGGTGTTAAGGCTTTTGGAAAAGGGTGGGAAGATACTAAGGTTGGAGGACCTTGGCCTCTGGGAGGAGGACCTTTTGAAGCTAAAAAGGCTTTCTCAAAAGCCCTACGGCATTGTGCTTGCCACAGGGCCCACAGGCTCGGGGAAAAGCACCACCCTTTACGCCATCATAATGGAAATAAAAAGCCCAAAGAAGAACATAATCACCATAGAGGACCCACCAGAATACCAGATAGAGGGTGTGAGCCAGATACAGGTGAACCCAAAGGTGGGCCTCACCTTTGCCACAGGCCTAAGGGCCATACTAAGGCAGGATCCAGATGTGATAATGGTGGGGGAGATTAGAGATTCGGAGACGGCAGAGATAGCAGTCCAGTCAGCTCTTACTGGCCACTTGGTCCTCTCCACCCTTCATACCAACGATGCACCCTCCGCCATCACAAGGCTCTTTGACCTTGGCATAGAGCCCTTTTTGATAGCCAGCGCCTTGGAGGGTGTAATAGCCCAAAGGCTGGTAAGGAAGATATGCCCACACTGTAAGGAAGAGTATAGGCCTTCAAAGGAGGAGCTAAAGGAGCTTGGCCTATCTGGTGACCATACCTTCTACAGGGGAAGGGGCTGTGAGCAGTGTATGGGGACAGGCTACAGGGGAAGGACGGGCATATTTGAGGTGCTGGAGGTGGATGAGGAGATAAAAAAGCTAATAGTGAAAACCCAGTCTGCCACAGACATAAGGAACTTTGCAAGGGCAAGGGGCTTCAAAAGCATGCTGGAGGATGGCATAAGAAAAGTCCTCTCTGGCATAACAACGCCGGAAGAAGTCCTAAGGGCTGTAAAAGCGGAGGAAGGATGATAAAAAAGGTGGTGAGCGCCAAAGAGGGTGAGAAAAGGCTATCTGTGGAGTACAACCCTATTACAAAAAGCTGGCAGGTCTCCAAAAGGTCTGGAAGACTCATATGCGTGGTGCCTTCGCACAAGAGCCTCATAAAGGTGGAAGGAAAGAGAAGGATAGAAGACCTTAGGGCCTATGTGAAGGAGAGGTTTCCAGAGAGCAGATATGATATTAAGCTTTTGGAGGATAGGGCTTACATAGCCTTGTGCAGAGATTGCTCTGAGTGTGAGAATATAGAGCTGGAGCCCTTTGCGCTGGCAAGGCTCTTCAGTCTTTATGAAAAGGAGGGCTTTGTCATAGACTTTGGAAAAAGCAAGACGGTCTTTGTGGAGGTGGAAGGGGGGCTTTTGAGGTCCCTTAGGGTGGTTATGAGGGGAGGGGACTACCTTACGCAAAGGGTAATGGAAAAGAGGAACATAGGCTTTGAAGAGGCGGAGAAGCTAAAGAGGTCCGAGGGCTTAAATCTGGAGGAAGTAAGGGAAGGCCTTTTGGAAATTTTGGAGCTTTCTGGCTACTCTTTTGAAGAAAAAACTCTTCTCCTTACCGGCGGTGGCTCAAGGCTAAGGGGCCTGAGGGAGGCCTTTAAAAGGATTATAGACCTTAGAGCTTGTGAGCCCGAGTATGCGGTGTGTCTTGGTGCATGCCTGAGGGAAGTATTAAAAAACCCTTATCCAGACTTTACAAGGAAGGAACTTAGCAAACAATATATAAAAAGGATAGCTTATACCGGTGCCAGCATGGGGCTTCTTTTCTTTCTTAGCCTCCTTGCTATGGATAGAATTTACTCGGCAGAAAAACTAAGAGAACTTCAGAGGTCTGAGTTTAAAAGGCTCTTTCCAAAGGAGCCCATAGTGTCCCTTTATGATCAAGTGAGGGCAAAGGTCTCTACAGGAGAAGAATACAGGCTCACAAAGGCATTGCTAAAAGTCCAAGATAACTTAAGGCCCGGCATGAGGATATACACCTTTGAGTATGCAGAAGGAAGGTTCATCATAAAAGGTGAGGCGGAAAGGAGCCTTCTTGAGGGCATAAGGCCCTATGCTATAAAGGAGACCACAACGGGCAAGGTGGAGTTTGAGATAAGATGGCCATGATGGTAAAGAGGATAAACCTTATAATGCTTTTAATCTCTGTGCTTTTGCTTGCCCTTCTCCTTGATAGGTATTACAGGCTAAGAGCCTCTTACTACCTTGAGTATTTGAGGCACAAGGAGGTTATGCTACTCCTTAAGAACTATCAGGCTCGCCAAAAGGCTACCATAGATGAAAACTTTGTAAGACAAAAGCTATCGGAGGTAGGTGCGGACTTCCTTTCCTTTAAACAAACAGATGTAGGTTATGAGGTAAAGGCAAGGAACTTAAAAGGGGAAGGAATTCCAAGGCTTGTTTATGCCCTTGAAAATGCAGGAGTGGAGATAATCAAGTTTAAGGCTGTGGATAACACGGGGCAGGGCATATACGAGTTAGAGATGGTCCTAAGATGACCATAGTATTGGCCCTTTTTTTGTTTCTTAGCGCAAGCCTTGTGGTCATGGACCTATACACCACGGTAAAAAGCACACAGATGAGCCTTCAGCAGGTCTATGCACGTATGCAGGCCCTCTATGTATTCAAGTCTGCCCTTCCCTTAGCCATAGCCATCATAAGGTCCGATGATGCTTCCATAGACCATCTGGGAGAAAGGTGGGCAACGCCTATTAGCTTTAAGACGGAGAGGGGGGAGCTAAGCATAAGCATATACGATGAGGACAGGTTTATAAACCTAAACACGGCTGGCGACCATCCAGAGCTTTTTAAACATCTCTTTTCAACCCTTAGGATAGATGAAGAATATCTAAACAGACTGCTCATATGGATAGGCAAAAGGGATAGCTCCTTTGAAAACCCCTACCCCATAAAGAGGGCACCCCTTAGCTCAAAGGAGGAGCTTTTGTATGTGGGCCTTAGGCCAGAGGACCTTCAGGGAAAGACCATAGGCAAGGACTTTTACCCAGGCCTTTGGAGCCTTACCACCACCTTCTCCTCTGGAAAGGTCAATATAAACACTGCACCCTTTTATGTATTACTTTCCCTTGACAGGCACATGGACGAAGCCCTTGCCAATAGGATCATGGAAAGAAGGTCTAAAGAACCCTTCAAGAAGC
Proteins encoded in this region:
- a CDS encoding GspE/PulE family protein is translated as MDILRTYRLVPLEEGEGYIKLLVPKGFDPLVLEEVRFSLGKEVIPVYVSEEEFSQRLQEVLAQEEPLVEVEGAEESEVRDILYEEETSPAVSFVNQTLIKAINLGASDIHIEPYEGQSFVRLRLDGILHNYTQIPLSLHEQVVSRIKVLANLNVAEKRIPQDGKIAVKVGKRHLDIRVSVVPTVFGERVVLRLLEKGGKILRLEDLGLWEEDLLKLKRLSQKPYGIVLATGPTGSGKSTTLYAIIMEIKSPKKNIITIEDPPEYQIEGVSQIQVNPKVGLTFATGLRAILRQDPDVIMVGEIRDSETAEIAVQSALTGHLVLSTLHTNDAPSAITRLFDLGIEPFLIASALEGVIAQRLVRKICPHCKEEYRPSKEELKELGLSGDHTFYRGRGCEQCMGTGYRGRTGIFEVLEVDEEIKKLIVKTQSATDIRNFARARGFKSMLEDGIRKVLSGITTPEEVLRAVKAEEG
- a CDS encoding cell division FtsA domain-containing protein; amino-acid sequence: MIKKVVSAKEGEKRLSVEYNPITKSWQVSKRSGRLICVVPSHKSLIKVEGKRRIEDLRAYVKERFPESRYDIKLLEDRAYIALCRDCSECENIELEPFALARLFSLYEKEGFVIDFGKSKTVFVEVEGGLLRSLRVVMRGGDYLTQRVMEKRNIGFEEAEKLKRSEGLNLEEVREGLLEILELSGYSFEEKTLLLTGGGSRLRGLREAFKRIIDLRACEPEYAVCLGACLREVLKNPYPDFTRKELSKQYIKRIAYTGASMGLLFFLSLLAMDRIYSAEKLRELQRSEFKRLFPKEPIVSLYDQVRAKVSTGEEYRLTKALLKVQDNLRPGMRIYTFEYAEGRFIIKGEAERSLLEGIRPYAIKETTTGKVEFEIRWP
- a CDS encoding general secretion pathway protein GspK; this encodes MTIVLALFLFLSASLVVMDLYTTVKSTQMSLQQVYARMQALYVFKSALPLAIAIIRSDDASIDHLGERWATPISFKTERGELSISIYDEDRFINLNTAGDHPELFKHLFSTLRIDEEYLNRLLIWIGKRDSSFENPYPIKRAPLSSKEELLYVGLRPEDLQGKTIGKDFYPGLWSLTTTFSSGKVNINTAPFYVLLSLDRHMDEALANRIMERRSKEPFKKPEDLVLVEGFTFDMLYRMKNYIDTKSRFFHIVMDLKSGGYSFSFSAIYDRQEGKIVYKKVY